In a single window of the Spirochaetota bacterium genome:
- the folE2 gene encoding GTP cyclohydrolase FolE2 codes for MPRRSLKDIQSQPDDRNLPINKVGVKDITYPVVVLDRADGVQHTVARINMYVDLPEHFRGTHMSRFVEVLNRYQSGISTKNVRNILEDLKKELNAKTSHVNIEFPYFITKVAPVSGEKSRMDYLCTLQGDSSVDYYTLQVKVPLLSVCPCSKEISQYGAHNQRSVVSVSVRAKEILWIEELIELVEECGSSQIYALLKREDEKYITERSYENPVFVEDIVRNVALKLLAHPKVLWFLVETESMESIHNHSAYAQIEIDKSKKK; via the coding sequence ATGCCGCGAAGAAGCTTAAAAGATATACAGTCACAGCCGGATGACAGAAATTTGCCAATTAACAAGGTGGGTGTCAAAGACATCACCTATCCGGTTGTAGTGCTGGACCGCGCTGACGGTGTGCAACATACCGTTGCACGCATCAACATGTATGTGGATTTACCGGAGCATTTTCGTGGAACACACATGTCACGATTTGTGGAAGTGCTCAACCGGTATCAGAGTGGCATAAGCACAAAGAATGTTCGTAATATTCTAGAAGATTTAAAAAAAGAGCTCAATGCAAAAACCTCACATGTAAATATTGAGTTTCCCTATTTCATTACTAAAGTGGCTCCAGTTAGCGGTGAAAAATCAAGGATGGATTATCTGTGTACATTACAGGGTGACTCCTCGGTTGATTATTATACACTGCAGGTAAAAGTACCACTTTTATCGGTGTGCCCTTGCTCCAAAGAAATAAGCCAGTATGGTGCACACAATCAGCGCAGTGTAGTAAGTGTGTCGGTTCGTGCAAAGGAAATACTGTGGATTGAAGAGCTCATTGAATTAGTAGAGGAGTGTGGTTCTAGCCAGATTTATGCGCTCCTTAAACGTGAGGATGAAAAATATATAACGGAACGATCGTATGAAAATCCAGTGTTTGTTGAAGATATTGTACGTAACGTAGCACTTAAGCTTTTGGCTCATCCAAAAGTGTTATGGTTTTTGGTAGAAACCGAAAGCATGGAATCAATTCACAATCATTCAGCCTATGCACAAATAGAGATTGATAAATCAAAAAAGAAATAG
- a CDS encoding HAMP domain-containing protein, producing MTLKNKILIILSLCLLLCVGAYFIISSTFANFEKQLFEKCRIEALVGARVMSEIIEMMIDTRVLTKQQVFDRTYIPIPNTNPQKFRTQYDAIFDRYLQKIEDEFLKDEDLEFAALVDVNGYLPTHNSKYAKPETDDPVYNLKFSRSKRIFNDMVGLKAARFVGPGTLKQLYNRDTGEVMWDIAAPVFVKGEHFGAFRVGVSLKRINELKNQMIIIVGMTILVILSITMLMLFLILPRKLYDTDLDIPQY from the coding sequence ATGACACTGAAAAATAAAATATTGATAATACTGAGTCTTTGTCTTTTGCTATGTGTTGGCGCATATTTTATTATATCAAGCACATTTGCAAACTTTGAAAAACAGCTTTTTGAAAAGTGCCGTATAGAGGCACTTGTGGGCGCCCGTGTCATGAGCGAAATAATAGAAATGATGATTGATACACGTGTGCTTACTAAACAGCAGGTATTTGACCGTACATATATACCTATTCCCAATACCAACCCACAGAAATTTAGAACTCAGTATGATGCTATCTTTGACCGGTATTTACAAAAAATTGAAGATGAATTCCTAAAAGATGAGGATCTGGAGTTTGCAGCACTGGTCGATGTGAACGGCTATCTTCCCACACATAACAGTAAATATGCAAAACCTGAAACTGATGATCCTGTATATAATCTTAAATTCAGCCGTTCAAAGCGTATATTTAACGATATGGTTGGATTAAAGGCTGCACGCTTTGTTGGGCCCGGTACATTAAAACAATTGTATAATCGTGATACTGGCGAAGTTATGTGGGACATAGCAGCCCCAGTCTTTGTTAAGGGTGAGCATTTTGGTGCCTTCAGAGTAGGTGTATCACTGAAACGAATTAATGAGCTTAAAAATCAGATGATTATTATTGTAGGGATGACTATACTTGTTATATTAAGTATCACTATGCTCATGCTGTTTTTGATCTTGCCGCGAAAGCTCTACGATACTGATTTAGATATCCCACAGTACTGA
- a CDS encoding TetR/AcrR family transcriptional regulator, with product MKKIPKRQNAALRKPQIVEAFYKTIIAEGFEGASLAKVAKRCRLNQTLILHYFKNKENLTIACVDRAIEEYSKLLQRYIPNTDDPEKRLMGLLHALWSREYYEAVHIASSFAVIDISFRNKKVKQRIERLYYIFKRFLVHELSELQKHKVIHSDDVQKTAEVLMAMVEGSRHFSHFFITENERDRFHLSMVNAALRILKK from the coding sequence ATGAAAAAAATACCAAAAAGACAAAATGCAGCGTTGCGTAAACCCCAGATAGTGGAGGCGTTTTATAAAACAATTATAGCTGAAGGATTTGAAGGCGCTTCACTTGCAAAAGTGGCAAAGCGTTGCAGGCTCAATCAAACTCTGATACTGCATTATTTTAAAAACAAGGAAAACCTGACCATAGCCTGTGTTGACAGAGCTATCGAAGAGTATTCAAAATTATTACAACGGTATATCCCCAATACAGATGATCCTGAAAAACGGCTTATGGGTTTACTACATGCCTTGTGGAGCCGTGAGTACTATGAAGCAGTACATATTGCGTCTTCGTTTGCAGTAATAGATATAAGTTTTAGAAATAAAAAGGTAAAGCAAAGAATAGAACGGTTGTATTATATATTCAAGCGCTTTCTTGTCCATGAACTATCGGAACTGCAAAAACATAAGGTTATACATTCCGATGATGTACAAAAAACCGCAGAAGTGCTTATGGCCATGGTTGAAGGCTCACGGCATTTTAGCCATTTTTTTATTACTGAAAATGAGAGGGACAGATTCCACCTTTCAATGGTGAATGCTGCTTTGCGTATTCTGAAAAAATAA
- a CDS encoding molybdopterin-dependent oxidoreductase, translating into MPATSIKTICFECHCRCGVILTVTDGKIVGIQGDREHPFSHGYMCPKGRACMEIVYHPDRITTPLVKVGGKEGTRFEKVSWDTAYDIISDKLLSCREKWGAESVVFGSGTTRGMAPYLNRFLACFGSPNFMAPSNMSGGPIVLGSTVTAGFSLVDPDYAQSKCILLWAHNPEASWPGLYMYDINQGLKNGAKLIVVDPRKTNFAKKADLWLQIRPGTDVALLLAMLHVIIKDKLYDREFVEKWTNGFDKLEEHVEEFTPKRCETITWIPADKIIAAATMFATTKPSCIGPGMGGVCQANDAFDLTRGLTILSAITGNLEVPGGNLNCTPPTGKRSCYGPDFDAARNLPKDIAKKKLGVDKYPLLMNIPCPPQVVWPAIIEGKPYPVKAIGLFANNSVCAYPNSAFVREALMKLDFLFAVDYFHTPTTQLADVILPPAHWSERDDIEDLLMKNHVFCQQKAVNPIPECRDEKQMLVDLAKRMNLSGYFKSVEEMLDYRLEPIGMTFEEFKKIGMYATPIEYKRYEKKGTFKTPSGKVEIFATFLPMINVSPLPVFREPDEGPIASPDLYKEYPLILTTGGRILEYYHSSHRNIPSLRKKHPDPELQIHPDTAKKLDVCDGEWVYLVTKRGRIEIRAKYFDGIDPRVVHSPHGFWYGVEDGWKRININMITSDAPLCPASASVPIKALLCRIEKIA; encoded by the coding sequence ATGCCCGCTACATCAATAAAAACAATTTGTTTTGAGTGTCATTGTAGGTGTGGTGTTATACTAACAGTTACTGATGGTAAAATTGTAGGAATACAGGGCGATAGGGAGCACCCTTTTAGCCATGGATATATGTGCCCTAAAGGGCGAGCATGCATGGAGATAGTGTACCATCCTGATAGAATAACAACCCCACTTGTAAAAGTTGGAGGGAAGGAGGGCACGCGTTTTGAAAAAGTTTCCTGGGATACAGCATATGATATTATTTCAGACAAATTACTCAGTTGTCGTGAAAAATGGGGTGCTGAATCGGTAGTATTTGGCTCAGGAACTACACGGGGTATGGCACCATATCTTAATAGATTTCTTGCTTGTTTTGGATCGCCTAACTTTATGGCACCATCAAATATGAGCGGAGGACCCATAGTTTTGGGCAGTACTGTTACTGCTGGCTTTTCACTGGTTGATCCTGATTATGCACAGAGTAAATGCATTCTCCTGTGGGCTCACAATCCAGAAGCATCCTGGCCTGGATTGTATATGTACGATATCAATCAGGGATTAAAAAATGGAGCAAAGCTTATTGTGGTGGATCCACGTAAAACCAATTTTGCAAAAAAAGCTGATCTGTGGTTGCAGATCAGGCCGGGTACGGATGTTGCACTGTTGCTTGCAATGTTGCATGTTATTATTAAAGATAAATTGTATGATAGGGAATTTGTTGAAAAATGGACTAATGGGTTTGACAAACTTGAAGAACATGTAGAAGAATTTACCCCCAAACGATGTGAAACGATTACATGGATACCTGCCGACAAAATTATTGCAGCTGCAACTATGTTTGCAACAACAAAACCTTCCTGTATTGGGCCTGGTATGGGAGGGGTATGTCAGGCAAACGATGCATTTGATTTAACACGAGGCCTGACCATACTGAGCGCAATTACTGGCAATCTTGAAGTGCCTGGGGGCAATCTCAATTGTACTCCTCCAACCGGCAAAAGGAGTTGCTATGGCCCTGATTTTGATGCAGCGCGCAATCTTCCTAAAGATATCGCCAAAAAGAAATTGGGCGTTGACAAGTATCCGTTACTTATGAATATACCATGTCCTCCTCAGGTTGTATGGCCTGCAATTATTGAAGGGAAACCATATCCTGTAAAAGCTATTGGCCTTTTTGCAAATAACAGTGTATGTGCATACCCTAACTCTGCATTTGTGCGGGAAGCGCTGATGAAGCTTGATTTTTTATTTGCCGTTGATTATTTTCATACACCTACTACACAGCTTGCTGATGTCATCCTACCACCAGCTCACTGGAGTGAACGTGATGATATTGAAGATCTGTTAATGAAAAACCATGTATTCTGTCAACAGAAAGCAGTTAATCCAATTCCTGAATGCCGTGATGAAAAACAGATGCTTGTTGACCTTGCAAAAAGGATGAATCTGTCAGGTTATTTTAAGTCAGTTGAAGAAATGCTAGATTACAGACTTGAGCCAATTGGTATGACTTTTGAAGAATTTAAAAAAATTGGTATGTATGCTACCCCAATAGAATATAAACGCTATGAGAAAAAAGGAACGTTTAAAACACCATCAGGCAAAGTTGAAATATTTGCTACTTTTCTTCCAATGATAAATGTTTCTCCGCTCCCTGTCTTCCGTGAGCCTGATGAGGGGCCTATTGCTTCACCAGATTTGTATAAGGAATATCCATTAATCCTTACCACAGGTGGAAGAATTCTTGAATACTACCATTCCTCACACAGGAACATTCCTTCGTTACGTAAAAAACACCCTGACCCTGAACTTCAAATCCATCCAGATACAGCAAAAAAACTAGATGTGTGTGATGGTGAATGGGTCTATCTTGTAACAAAAAGAGGCAGAATTGAAATCAGAGCAAAATATTTTGATGGGATTGATCCACGTGTTGTACATTCACCACATGGATTTTGGTATGGGGTTGAAGATGGATGGAAGCGGATAAACATAAATATGATAACAAGTGATGCGCCATTATGTCCTGCCAGCGCTTCAGTACCTATAAAAGCATTACTATGTAGAATTGAAAAAATAGCTTAA
- a CDS encoding alcohol dehydrogenase catalytic domain-containing protein — MRAVMLTGPKKMECVTYEMPRDDGNHVIIRVSACGICGSDMHYWESGIGMHGSSNIILGHEFCGRVYSPGNRSDLQVGDRVAALPIDPCGQCYSCRIGAHNICSMAHKRNIIGNNVHGAYAEYVCVRPDMVRKLPEAIDDKEGALIEPAAVALHAIHQAHIQKEDRVLVIGGGPIGLLCALWAKAYGAVCVVVVEIDQFRKSFAEGFPAIDAVIDANDPDMRKKLKLISDGGFTVAMETSATDAGIHTATMALTPKGRLVLAGINFQNQSVPTLLLIAKEIIQIGSMGYTVSEFDSVIEACENKVLAIAPLVTHTVMLDQLPYTMTKLYNKSIDAIKIVVTP; from the coding sequence ATGCGTGCAGTAATGCTCACAGGCCCTAAAAAAATGGAATGCGTTACTTATGAAATGCCCCGGGATGATGGCAATCACGTGATTATTCGGGTAAGTGCTTGTGGCATTTGTGGATCTGATATGCATTACTGGGAAAGTGGAATCGGAATGCACGGTTCAAGCAATATTATACTGGGGCATGAATTCTGTGGGAGGGTATATTCACCTGGTAACCGCAGTGATTTGCAGGTTGGTGATAGGGTAGCTGCTTTGCCTATTGATCCGTGCGGTCAATGTTATTCATGCCGTATTGGTGCGCATAACATCTGCTCAATGGCACATAAACGGAATATCATTGGGAATAATGTTCATGGTGCGTATGCAGAATATGTTTGTGTCCGGCCTGATATGGTGCGTAAGTTGCCGGAAGCAATAGATGACAAAGAAGGAGCCTTAATTGAGCCTGCAGCAGTGGCTTTGCATGCCATACATCAGGCTCACATACAAAAAGAAGATAGGGTATTGGTGATAGGTGGAGGACCAATTGGGCTTTTATGTGCATTATGGGCAAAGGCTTACGGAGCTGTATGTGTTGTAGTAGTGGAGATAGATCAATTCAGGAAATCCTTTGCCGAGGGATTCCCTGCAATTGATGCGGTTATTGATGCAAATGACCCTGATATGCGAAAGAAATTAAAATTAATTTCAGATGGAGGATTTACCGTTGCCATGGAAACATCAGCAACAGATGCAGGTATACACACTGCTACTATGGCGCTAACACCTAAAGGAAGGCTGGTCCTTGCAGGTATTAATTTCCAAAATCAATCGGTTCCTACGCTATTGTTGATTGCAAAAGAGATAATTCAGATTGGATCCATGGGGTATACTGTATCGGAATTTGATTCGGTTATTGAAGCTTGTGAAAATAAGGTACTGGCGATAGCTCCTTTAGTTACCCATACTGTAATGCTTGACCAGCTGCCGTACACTATGACAAAACTTTACAATAAATCTATTGATGCGATAAAGATTGTAGTTACACCGTGA
- a CDS encoding neutral/alkaline non-lysosomal ceramidase N-terminal domain-containing protein: MRQYIIRMLYLLACIFLLQCSSLQEVHISYEHPIPSDSLVLLAGASKVDITPPPGMPLAGYSSNAHFAQGFRTRLYARVIYLKSGNNAIALIQCDLLSGSSLVQKKIAQLVSKTTDLSYEGIMMAGTHTHSGPGNYFESNFYNRFASNAAGFDHEYFNFLCNQIATAIMKAYSSRKPAKIAYGAKALYGFTRNRSLNAFTANSNAPTNNPLKAVNPIMHMLRVDSIDEGKQKPLAAFTVYSIHGTTIPNTNTLYSGDVFAYIERELEWEIQRQGISGFVHAVCNGTHADCAPNIPKGRQGFEEAKRLGILLGQQSIILYNELQSHFTLHVNIKSILREIDAYKEPTLYAVSLCTPKVGNTLLAGASDGGPTPVVSSMPFFKEGSKSCMPIGCQKQKIITGGPLQPLILPKNDFPHNLTFQAIRINNILLLPVPFEVTFESGNRIAKAAAQSHQALTPIVISCANGYTGYCTTPEEYSMQHYEGGHTLYGPNTQPYLALQYAELTKSMNTYIGDSNWIKNYSLKSNSFMKKYPMPAVCKRKAVTQPQYIVNPGVDESYVLFRWEDIPPDRLEFHKPLVTIEYSSEMDNKFMIFTQNGIPVDDTGYDIAVIFTGSITKEGMAIYETRWYNPPLNARYRFRFVIQPRENINTLVSEPFSW, translated from the coding sequence ATGCGTCAATATATCATTAGAATGTTATACCTTTTAGCATGCATATTCCTTTTGCAATGCAGTTCATTACAAGAAGTACATATCTCCTATGAGCACCCTATTCCATCAGATTCGCTTGTGTTGCTTGCAGGTGCTTCTAAGGTTGACATCACACCTCCACCCGGAATGCCACTTGCAGGATATTCTTCTAATGCACACTTTGCTCAAGGATTTCGTACAAGGTTATATGCTCGGGTAATCTATCTGAAATCGGGTAACAATGCAATTGCGCTGATACAGTGCGATTTACTCTCAGGATCAAGCCTTGTTCAGAAAAAAATTGCCCAGCTTGTAAGTAAAACCACCGACCTTTCATATGAAGGCATTATGATGGCTGGAACTCATACACATTCTGGTCCTGGGAATTATTTTGAAAGCAATTTTTACAACCGATTTGCTTCCAATGCAGCAGGATTTGATCACGAATATTTTAATTTTTTATGCAATCAGATTGCAACTGCAATCATGAAAGCATATTCATCCCGTAAGCCAGCAAAGATTGCCTATGGTGCCAAGGCACTTTATGGATTCACACGTAACCGAAGCCTCAATGCATTCACAGCCAATTCTAACGCTCCTACAAACAATCCTTTGAAAGCAGTAAACCCTATAATGCACATGCTAAGGGTGGATAGTATTGATGAAGGAAAGCAAAAACCTTTGGCTGCATTTACTGTGTACTCTATTCACGGCACTACAATACCCAACACCAACACCTTATACAGTGGTGATGTATTTGCCTACATTGAGCGTGAACTAGAATGGGAAATACAGCGACAGGGAATCAGTGGATTTGTACATGCTGTGTGTAATGGTACACATGCTGATTGTGCACCAAACATACCAAAAGGCAGACAGGGATTTGAAGAAGCAAAACGATTGGGAATTCTTCTTGGCCAACAATCAATCATACTATATAACGAATTACAAAGCCACTTTACACTACATGTAAACATCAAAAGTATTCTGCGGGAAATTGATGCATATAAAGAACCAACACTATATGCAGTATCATTGTGCACTCCAAAGGTTGGTAATACATTACTTGCGGGTGCAAGTGATGGAGGACCAACACCTGTGGTAAGTAGTATGCCTTTTTTTAAAGAAGGCTCAAAAAGCTGTATGCCTATAGGTTGCCAAAAGCAAAAAATTATTACAGGTGGACCATTGCAACCATTAATCCTCCCAAAAAATGATTTTCCGCATAACCTAACGTTTCAAGCAATAAGGATTAACAATATACTTTTACTTCCAGTACCATTTGAAGTAACTTTTGAATCGGGAAATCGCATTGCTAAAGCTGCAGCACAATCGCATCAGGCACTCACCCCTATAGTTATAAGCTGTGCAAATGGATATACTGGCTACTGCACAACACCAGAAGAATATTCCATGCAGCATTATGAAGGCGGCCATACACTGTATGGTCCCAACACACAGCCGTACCTGGCATTACAGTATGCAGAGTTAACAAAATCTATGAATACTTACATTGGCGATAGTAACTGGATAAAAAATTATTCTTTAAAGAGTAATTCTTTTATGAAAAAATATCCTATGCCTGCCGTGTGCAAGCGTAAAGCAGTAACACAACCACAATATATAGTCAATCCTGGTGTTGACGAATCGTATGTATTATTCAGATGGGAAGACATTCCACCTGATAGATTGGAATTCCATAAACCTCTTGTTACAATTGAATATAGCTCTGAGATGGATAATAAATTTATGATATTTACTCAGAATGGTATCCCAGTAGATGATACCGGTTATGATATAGCAGTTATATTTACTGGAAGTATAACAAAAGAAGGCATGGCAATATACGAAACCCGGTGGTATAATCCTCCATTGAATGCACGTTATCGTTTCAGATTTGTAATACAACCAAGAGAAAATATTAATACACTAGTTTCCGAACCATTTTCGTGGTGA
- a CDS encoding SDR family NAD(P)-dependent oxidoreductase, giving the protein MQLENKYPDKRVLITGAGSGLGKSLAIIFAKRGWNIIIADKISKRTKETTMLVNQNGGNAIPCLCDVTKEKDIKKLFDAVIKKYNGIDILINNAGVAAAGYFEKITLATWDWIYTINTKSSILMCRTFIPIFKSQGYGHIVNVASFTGFASMPEMACYNMTKAAVISLSETLYQELSPFNIHVSVACPSFFKTNLMDSFTYTDKRHKLLAQKFFEKTFATADDVAEHIYTSIVRQKLYIITQPDAKVVWWLKRHFPYFYSSLLSYVYKHGIIYKYLGVNPKEV; this is encoded by the coding sequence ATGCAGTTAGAAAATAAATATCCTGACAAGCGTGTCCTGATCACAGGAGCCGGGAGTGGTCTTGGCAAATCACTGGCAATTATTTTTGCAAAGAGGGGATGGAATATTATTATTGCTGATAAAATTAGCAAAAGAACAAAAGAAACTACAATGCTTGTCAACCAAAATGGTGGCAATGCCATCCCATGTTTATGTGATGTCACAAAAGAAAAAGATATAAAAAAACTATTTGATGCAGTAATAAAGAAATATAATGGCATTGACATTCTTATTAATAATGCGGGTGTTGCTGCAGCAGGATATTTTGAAAAAATTACACTCGCAACCTGGGACTGGATATACACAATTAACACGAAAAGCTCAATTCTTATGTGCAGGACATTTATACCAATATTCAAATCACAGGGATATGGACATATTGTCAACGTCGCTTCATTTACCGGCTTTGCATCAATGCCAGAGATGGCGTGTTACAACATGACCAAGGCTGCAGTTATCTCACTGTCTGAGACATTATATCAGGAGCTATCGCCCTTCAATATACACGTTTCAGTTGCCTGCCCAAGTTTTTTCAAGACCAATCTTATGGATAGTTTTACCTATACAGACAAACGTCATAAACTACTGGCTCAAAAATTTTTTGAAAAGACTTTTGCAACTGCAGACGATGTTGCAGAGCACATTTATACATCAATTGTAAGGCAAAAACTTTATATTATTACGCAACCGGATGCTAAAGTGGTGTGGTGGTTGAAACGTCATTTTCCCTATTTTTATTCATCACTTCTTTCATACGTGTATAAACATGGTATCATTTATAAATATTTAGGTGTTAATCCAAAAGAGGTATAA
- a CDS encoding 4Fe-4S binding protein, with protein MKYFKMALFYFDSLLGGYFGQYLEFRCLEFFLAWGRAILHPACGKFLKKLFDWFCNYFTGIIIPSKNSAVIMPYSDILTLVKRARITSVSPCSCKSYFMPDNLIPRDTCMGFYFVESLEHLSKDGYHENFEVPQRVLDKLKECEEQGLVHQIMTVSRPTGKKGYVLCNCKSSSCIPLYLYKKYGIPIIRDSGYSVLITDRTLCSHCGTCISRCQFDAISLNDDGPATNSTQCMGCGLCVSTCPSKIRKLVLK; from the coding sequence ATGAAGTATTTCAAAATGGCATTGTTTTACTTTGATTCACTGCTGGGTGGTTATTTTGGCCAATACCTTGAATTTCGCTGTCTTGAATTTTTTCTTGCCTGGGGCAGGGCAATTCTCCATCCTGCATGTGGAAAATTTTTAAAGAAGCTATTTGACTGGTTTTGTAATTACTTCACCGGTATCATCATACCTTCAAAAAACTCAGCTGTGATAATGCCGTATAGTGATATTCTCACATTAGTGAAACGAGCACGCATTACCTCTGTATCGCCATGTTCGTGTAAATCATACTTTATGCCGGATAATCTCATTCCCCGGGATACCTGCATGGGTTTTTATTTTGTAGAAAGCCTTGAGCATTTATCAAAAGATGGTTACCATGAAAACTTTGAAGTCCCACAACGTGTTTTAGATAAACTTAAAGAATGTGAAGAGCAAGGGCTTGTACATCAAATAATGACAGTGTCACGCCCTACTGGCAAAAAAGGATATGTGCTATGTAATTGCAAAAGCTCATCATGTATTCCTTTGTATTTGTACAAAAAATATGGCATCCCGATTATCCGTGATTCGGGATATTCAGTACTAATAACAGATAGAACATTGTGCTCGCATTGCGGTACATGCATATCACGGTGCCAGTTTGATGCTATATCACTAAATGATGATGGTCCTGCTACTAACTCAACACAATGTATGGGATGCGGACTGTGTGTTTCAACATGCCCGTCAAAAATAAGAAAGCTAGTACTAAAATAA
- a CDS encoding MBL fold metallo-hydrolase — translation MVNAIHWLGHDCFKIVNDVIIYTDPYNIKKQDKADIILITHEHFDHCSPDDIKKIQTKDTVIVAPGDCISKLTGTVKTIKTGQTLSVKGITLQAVPAYNTNKQFHTKDKGWVGYIISVQGVRIYLAGDTDYIPEMNSLQNIDIALLPVSGTYVMTAEEAAQAAIAIKPKVAIPMHYGAIVGTIADAKKFEQLLKG, via the coding sequence ATGGTAAATGCAATTCACTGGTTAGGGCATGACTGCTTTAAAATTGTTAATGATGTAATAATCTATACTGACCCCTACAATATCAAAAAGCAAGACAAAGCAGATATTATACTGATTACCCATGAACATTTTGACCACTGTTCACCTGATGACATTAAAAAGATACAAACCAAAGATACTGTTATCGTAGCACCTGGTGATTGCATAAGTAAACTTACCGGTACAGTAAAAACTATAAAAACAGGCCAAACATTATCTGTTAAAGGTATTACACTTCAGGCTGTACCCGCATACAATACTAATAAACAATTTCATACCAAAGACAAGGGTTGGGTTGGATATATTATTAGTGTGCAAGGTGTGCGTATTTATCTTGCAGGTGATACAGATTATATACCTGAGATGAACTCACTACAAAATATTGATATTGCACTGCTTCCTGTATCTGGCACTTACGTAATGACAGCTGAGGAAGCTGCCCAGGCTGCAATTGCTATAAAACCAAAAGTGGCAATACCCATGCACTATGGAGCAATTGTAGGGACTATCGCCGATGCAAAAAAATTTGAACAACTTCTAAAAGG